Genomic segment of Planctomycetaceae bacterium:
ACACTGGCACAGCCAGTGGCACACATCAAAATACGATGGTCAATTCACTAGCCTCCGATTCTCAACACTTCCTGAATCGTCTGGTCAACGGTTGTCAGAAACCGTGCAGCCGCCTGAAACGCTTTTTCGACTTCCAGCATGGCCAGAAGTTCTTCATTCGGATCGACACCGGACAGCGCATCGCGATCGGCCTGCAGTCGCTGACCGAACGAATCGAGTTGCGAAAGCTGATTCTGTGCGTCCTGCACATCAAGACCGGATTCCGCGGTGATGTCGGCCAGAGTTTCCACAAACGTCCGGTTGTTCAGCGACGCGAATCTTGCGTTTCGCAGTTCGGCCATAGCGGCGGCATTGACGGACTCCCCGCTGAATTCCGTCTTCGCCAGAGCCAGCAGCGACGGGTTCCTCTGCAGATCGGAACGCACGCCCAGATTCCCCGGCGACGATCCCGTGAACAGCGAATTGATGCCCAGCGCGGACAGCAGCCCCGGTTCATCGGCGTTTGCCGTTGTGAGCACCGAAAACGTATCTGTCGCCGCAATCGTGCCCGGCCCGAACTGCAGCGAAACACCATCGGCGATCTCCAGCGGAGTGCCCGCTTCGTAGGTGCTGCCGATATCCAGTGTCGCGATGAGGTCTCCCGCCTGATTTCTCACCTCGGCGGTCAGTCCGTCCGTCACGCCGACCGATCCGGCGCCGGAGAACGTAACGGTCCAGTTGTCATTGGCGACACCGGTGTACCGCCCGCTGAATTCCGGCTGAGCGGTTCCGGCAAAGGCAGTCAGATCGGGGACCTGATCGACACGGCCTGCAAATTCAATCAGTTGCTGCGCTTCACCGCCGATCAGCAGTTGCCCCTGATTCGGTTCGATCGCCGCGACCACGCCGGGCAATGCATCCAGCCGGCTTGCCAGGTCGCTGAGTGAATCAACCGCCGGATCAACGGCGATGCGATGAGTTGTCCGCAGTCCGGTGACAGTATCGGTGACGGAAATCGTCAGATCGCCTGCCGTTATGGGAAACGCCAGGCCGCTTTGTGACAGCGGCACGTTGACGTCATCCACGCCGCGTGAGCCCGTCAGAGAACGGAATCCGCCGGCGTCGTTCAGTCCCGTGGCGTGAAGCTGGTCAATGGATCGCACGATTTCGGTCGCAAGTGTCGCCAGTTCGTCGCGAGTCCTCGGGATGATTTCATTGACCGATTCCAGCAGTCCGCGGATTCGTCCCGAAGCCAGCGGTACCGCAGTGTTGCTGTCTTCCAGAAACACACCCAGACGACCATCGGCGCCTTCGCGCGCGGTCAGTCGGGCCGGATTGGTGCCGACAACGATGGCTCCGTGATCAATCACCAGCAGTTCGCGTCCGCTGGATGTCGTCTGGACTTCGGCGTCGACCCAGTCAGACAGCTGGCTGACGATCTGATCGCGGCGGTCCAGCAGATCGTTAGGCTGGTCGCCCCGCAAACGAGAGGTCTGGATGCGCTGATTCAGTTCGGCGATCTGTCGGATCAGGCCGTTCACTGCCGAAACACTGTGCGTAACTTCCTGACCGGCATCGATTGATAGCTGCCGCAGTGAATCGTCAAGAAAATTGAATTCCTGAGTCAACTGTTCGGCGGCAGACAGAAACTCGCTGCGGACAGCCTGGATTTCGGGATTGTTGGCGAGAGCTTCCAGCCGATTGAACAGACCTGACACGTGCGCATGAACCGAATTGTCGCCCGGTGTCAGCAGCGCCTCGATGCGCTGAGCCGTCGCCAGTTCCTGTTCGACCCAGCCGATCAGCGCGGAGTTGCGTCCGATGGCTTCAGCCGTGGCCTGATTGCGCAACCGGGAAATCGATTCGACTTCAACGCCGGAACCGATCAACAGACCGTCCTGATTCAGCGGCAGCCGGTCCGCCAGATTGACTCGCTGCCGGTGATATCCGGGTGTCGACGCGTTGGCGATGTTGTTTCCCAGCACCGCCAGCGTCTGCTGGTGTGAACGAAGTGCCGAAAGTCCGATGTCGAAGGAACGCATTGGGCCGTGTGCGGGAAAAGGAGTGCGGGAAGTCAAATATCCGAAGTCGCGGGCTGCGGCTGTCGGCGGGATTCCGGGTGTGG
This window contains:
- the flgK gene encoding flagellar hook-associated protein FlgK — its product is MRSFDIGLSALRSHQQTLAVLGNNIANASTPGYHRQRVNLADRLPLNQDGLLIGSGVEVESISRLRNQATAEAIGRNSALIGWVEQELATAQRIEALLTPGDNSVHAHVSGLFNRLEALANNPEIQAVRSEFLSAAEQLTQEFNFLDDSLRQLSIDAGQEVTHSVSAVNGLIRQIAELNQRIQTSRLRGDQPNDLLDRRDQIVSQLSDWVDAEVQTTSSGRELLVIDHGAIVVGTNPARLTAREGADGRLGVFLEDSNTAVPLASGRIRGLLESVNEIIPRTRDELATLATEIVRSIDQLHATGLNDAGGFRSLTGSRGVDDVNVPLSQSGLAFPITAGDLTISVTDTVTGLRTTHRIAVDPAVDSLSDLASRLDALPGVVAAIEPNQGQLLIGGEAQQLIEFAGRVDQVPDLTAFAGTAQPEFSGRYTGVANDNWTVTFSGAGSVGVTDGLTAEVRNQAGDLIATLDIGSTYEAGTPLEIADGVSLQFGPGTIAATDTFSVLTTANADEPGLLSALGINSLFTGSSPGNLGVRSDLQRNPSLLALAKTEFSGESVNAAAMAELRNARFASLNNRTFVETLADITAESGLDVQDAQNQLSQLDSFGQRLQADRDALSGVDPNEELLAMLEVEKAFQAAARFLTTVDQTIQEVLRIGG